CGTAGAAAAACCAGAACCGGCACCGCGCGAGAGGCAAGAAAGCTCGAAATCGTCGCATGGCACAACTGTCGATATCGTGTCGTCTTCAAAACAAACGCAACTAGCGGCGATCGAcacagccgccgccgccgaacgTAAGCAATTGATGTCCAAATCACCCGCAGACAGCGTTTCGGAAAAATCTGCGCCTCAACAACACCCCGTAGAAAAACCAGAACCGGCGCCGCGAGAGAAGCACCGGCAAGATCAGACATCGTCTATGTCGTCGAATGCGGCagaacgggacaagaaagagaacGAAGGCGCATCCGAAGGTGCCACACCAATGACGTCTCGGCGACCTGCCAGCGAAACGGTAATGCCAATCGCTGCCCCGCGCAGCAACCAATCGCGGCAAGACTCTCCGGAGAAACTATCGAGCTCAGCGTTGATGGAAGGAGCTGCTAACGCGGACGTACAGCCGAACAGTGCAGTGGCGCCCGCGTGGCACAGCGCCTCCGGAAAGACGACGCCGCGAGAGTTGCTGTCGCGAGAACGGCGGTCCGACACGGACAAGGGCCCGTTCTCCTCCACACCCAGCGAACACTCCCTGGGACCCGAAAATGAGGGCTTCACCGAGGAAAAGAAGGTGACTTCCTCAATGCACCGCGCCTCCGCATCGTCGGACACCGCAAAACTGCCCGAAGCGCTGAAGTCGTCTGCCGGTGAGCCTCCGACAGAACTTGCAGCTGAGCTTACGACTGAACCTCCGGTTCAACCTATGACCGAACCTCCAGTTGAGCCTACGACCAAGCCTTCAGCTGAGCCTACGACCGGGCCTTCAGCTGAACCTACGACCGAACCTCCAGTTGAGCCTACAACCGGGCCTTCAGCTGAGCCTACGACCGAACCTCCGGTTGAGGCTCCAGGCGAACAACACGAGGAGCCACACAGCAAGGTGCCGCAATATGAGCAACAGCCGGCAAGGGTACCATGGTGGAAGCGGTCATTGGTGACATCAAAGCATCATTCAGCAGATGCTCGAATCCAAAAGGAGGCAGGAGCTCCACTGCTCCTGCCTCTCAGTGCGAAGTATAAAGACAGCTTTGCTTACAAAACAGTGCGCGACAGGCTGCCAGTCATCTTGACGAAAGTCATCGACACTGTTTTCAGGGACCGCATGGATATCGAGAGAGTGCTGGGCCCCGAGGCACGCGAGGAGACCAAACTTGTTGTGGGATGCCTCGCCAGGCTGCGCAACGAAATGGTTACCAACAAGCCCATGATACCCATAGAGGACGACTTCGAAGATACGGAAACCTGGAACAGTGTGCTGAACGAGTACACGTTGAAAAATGGTCGCGAACCCCACTGGTACGAGGCCCCCTGGCTCTACATTGAGACCTATTTCTATCGGCGCATCTTCGAAGCATTCCGGCTCACAGCCAAGCTGAGAGACTACGACCCCTTCAGTAAGCTCAAGCGGGACGCTCTTTATGGCTCATTCAACGCAGTGCGCACCCTGTGCGACATCTTGCGTTGGAACACTCCTCGAGATGCCACTTTGGAGACCCTCCAGCAAACCACGTACAGGTGGGTTGATCTTCCTACCCGAGCTGCTGATCAGTGAAGATTATGCTATGAGCAATATCTGAAATAAGCAGGGTTTAAGATGGTCTTTATAATGGTCACAGCTGCTTGCCATGACAAGGTGCATCCAAGAAAGAAAAGTTATAACAGAAACAGCACTGTCACATTTTAAGCCAAACTCCACATGCGTGAAAATCCATGTGGCAGCGACGTAGACACCATAACGTGAGCTGTTGCTTACCAAACCAAACCCCATTCACACGACGGCTTTGGCGACGAATTTCTGGTGTTGATGGCACGAAATCGCCTCTCTGTACTGAAAGTGGCGAAATGCCAGTGGTATCAAATTGCAAAGCGATATGTTTTATTGTACAAAGCGACACAAAATACTTCTGGAAGATTTGCACAAATTTTTTTTCCTCTGACACGTGTGAACGTTTGGTTATTTGCTTTTTCTGTGCAGTGCCCGTAGTGTGTCACTCACATAAACCTGTTCTGGCCTCTTGCTATTGGATAGCCGCACATGcaacttccgggcgacgagcgacacTTTCTAGATTTGGATCGACCAAGCAATCTGTTGTGCGACGGCCACTTTCATCGCTTTTAGCGTCGCTTGTCGCCGTCGCATggattttcgcgcatatggggtttggagTTTTCTTGTGGGAAAATTTGGTGCACAAACCCATCGAGGAAGCTTCACAGGTGTCTTGCAAACTTTTTCAGAACACTTTTGCCATGTTTTATAATACATGTTACTACCATTTAACACACTGATATTACCTGCAAGTTGTTTTAAGTGTATTATCAGAGCTGATATTTTCTCATTGCAGGCTCATTGAGCTGTCGCTTTGGGGCAACCGGTGCGACCTCTCGCTGTCCTCTGGTGCAGACACTTCAACACAAGCAGGCTCGCTGCAGCTGACTGAAAGACTGCGACCGTACATCATTTCTAGTCACGCCGACAGGCTAATGCACTACCTATGCAGGCTCCGGGAACGCAACTTTGACGGCGAGGCAATCCACCTACATTGCGTGCTGGACAATTCAGGCTACGAGCTGGCTACCGACTTGATCCTCCTAGACTTCCTTCATGAGACCAGATACATAAGCACAGTGACAATCCATGTTAAGGCAATCCCTTGGTTTGTGTCGGATGTTATGCGGCGGGACCTGTTCTGGACATTGCGCGAGATGGAAGACAGCGATCACACCGCTACGCAGGCTCTGAGTGAACGCTGCCAGCATCGAATCATGGAAGGAGTGTGGTACGTAATGGACGACGTCTTTTGGACACAGTCGTTCGACTATGCCGAGATGGCAACAAGACGGCCCGACCTTTACAAGCTGTTGCAGTCAGCCGATTTGCTACTCTTTAAAGGAGATCTCAACTACAGAAAACTTGTCGGTGACCTCAGCTGGAATCCAACGGTTCCCTTCAAGCAGGCACTGCGAGGCTTTGAGCCAACGTTCGTGTGTGCCTTGCGCACGCTGAAGGCTGACACTGTGGCGGGCATAGACCCAGCAATTCTCGATGAAGTGGCACAAAGGTCGCCAGACTGGATGGTGACTGGCGAGTATGCTGTGATTCAGTGCGCCGGAGCAGAGCATACAAAAGGGCCTAGCTTGGCTCCCACACCGGAGAGTGTCGGTAGCCCTCCGGTGCACAAATTGGCAACTTCTGCTTCAGTGCACACTATTGTGTCAGCCCACCCAGAGCAAAGCTCAGATGTGCATCAAGAAGCGAGAGAACCGTCAGGCACTGCCCCTGAACAAGTGAATGAAACTGCAAGAAGTGGTTCAGCCACGGCAGCTAGTGCAACAGCAGGTAGCAAGACCGCAGTTAGCACCACAGCTGCTGCCTCGAGCAGTACCATTCAAGAACCGGCACAGCGGAGTACCCACAGTTCCGTGCCTGACGACACAAAGAAGCAAAGTCACACTTCAGGctctgcagccaacgatgcaccGCCGCATAAGTTCGAATAAGTCATTTGTGTTATGGACACCAATCAATCGAATTTTTACTCCTATTGGCAGGTGTTTGATAACTGCCCCGTTACGACGTTACGTGTAAATAATGTTGCCACCCTACGTGATATATATGATGAAGCGTTAAGACTAGTGCAATAAATTTACGTTACGTATTATGTATGCTCAAGCGTTTAGACTAGTGCGATAAATTACACAACATATTGATTGTTTTCACAATAACTGATGGACGAAATGGCGTGAGGACACTCTTAGTGATGGCATGCAAATGGAGAGGGAACTCAACCCACAAGACTGCTGCACATGCGGCTCTCCAATTCTTTATGCTACAACAGCGACATCGCCATGAGACGGAAATGGTCAAATGTATCGGTTAGTGCATTTATGCAAATCCACTACATATTGGACAGCATAGTAATCGCCACTGTAGTGCTAAACTTCCACGCACTAAATTGCAATAAAATAGCCCTAGCCGGCGATGACAATGTAAAAGTTACTTTCACCGAGTGAAGAGTAAAAGAGCGTAATTTCTGTATTACTCTCCCATTGTTATGGCTGAAGTGAATCCTTGGTGCAATTTAATATTGCGTTTGATACTCACCTCACTGGATGCATTTCCAGCAGCCCACAAGTATGCCTCTAAATTTTCTGCAACTGCTGTCTCTGTAGGCGTGGCTTTACTTTGTACGTGCTCATAAACGGCAGCCTTGAATGCATGCGCAGTGCTGGAACACAGCACAGCTGTAAGCAGGAGCCACATGCCTTGCATCtccctgaaaaaagaaaaagagagagagaagtgcgATCAATCATAAATGTCTACAAATTATGCTCATCTAAGATGCACAATTAATTCTGAAAACTGTAGCGTTCGTAGAGCAGTGCTGAAAaaaatccgtttttttttttattgttacgcAATGTGTATTAATGATGCCATTGTAGTGCAATAAGAAACAACACGTATAAGGAATATAGTATGAGACACCATGGAGCACTATGCTCACAATTGGCCGGAGGAAaagttcactacagcgtgcaCATGCCTTGATAGTTACCATGGCAAAGGAAATTTAAAATCGCATCTAGCTTCCAAATATTTGGAATTATGAGGAATGCGTGCACATTTTGTAGTTTAGGCATCACACAGGTGACGCTTAAACGTTAATACTGCAATGTTTAGGCACTTCGCCAGTTCATAAGCTATGCCGAAATGCAAACGCCAGTTCGGGTGCACACCAATGTCACGAGGGCTGTTTGTCATGAAAGAATGGCGAGatgtttgcacatgcgcagcagcCCAAGACTGGTGGCTTTATGGAAGGCACGATATTTACAGACATCTGCTATTCAAATTATGTGCACAGGTTTGAAGCCGCGTTTGATACAATTCGAATGAGCATAGATTTAATATTGCGAGTTATCTGCCGCCGTGCAGGTGCACACACCTGTAGCGTCCGAAATTAGAGCGCGATAGAACTTAAACGGGACTCGGATCTTAATTCCAGAAGCGAAATGCGCGTCGACACACAAGTTTCGCGCACATGACGTCGACACTTTTCAGCTCGCGACAATACCTCGTTTCGCGTCCGATCGGCATAGCTCACGCACGCTTGTAAATAATAATTACCAATCAATACAGGGTTTGTATGTGCGAACGCATTTTCTAAACCCTTGCTAACACATTAGATCATTTTGAAAGACCGGTTTATCATAACACGCCTAATGAAGATTCGAATGCATGATGGTGAGTAAAGAAACTCAGAAGCATGCTCAGTagtcacgcgcgcgcgcgcgatcccgtgcaacaataaaaaagaagaacacGTTGCTAATAATTCAGGCTCCTGTGATACGTACGTCAGTTGACTGTGTGGTTCTCCACTTGTGACGGCTCGGAGCGAATCGGCAGCTGGTGAAAAGGGGGCGGTGTTTTAACGTTTTGATGCAGCTGCTTCTTGTTGGGCAGCCACTTCAGTGAACAATACGGAGCGTGCGGGCGAGAGCAATGATGTAGCAAAACCCTTATCTAAAACAGTAGATAGCTGCTGCCGGTGGGATACTGAAACTGCTGAAACGGTGAATACGCAGCAATGAATCACACAATCACACAGGCTTGCTACAAGGGAAAGCTGTCATCAGCATAGTCGTCTGTATTGGGCAAATTTACTACACAAGCTACAACCTCACTTTTCCCTCGCTTTTTAGAAATATTACAAATTAAATGTTTTACGAAAGCTTTTTTCTGCCGCCTTTTTCCGcgacaaacgccgactaacggCTAGTGTCGGCTGGCGACGACTGTGCAATTGACTGCGGCTTTGTCTATTTTCTTTCCCGCGCGCGCCAGAAACGAAACGGGAAAGCTAAACATGGATCTTGGTGGCGTGGAGTCGGTACTAGCTCAAAATCCATGCCGAGAAAGGCAGGTGGAGGCAATTCTAACAGCGATGGGTCACGTAAGTGCACAGGGCCCGTTTTCAAGTTTCTTTCTAACGCTGGTTTCACTTGCAGCCGCTCGGCGGACCGTGCCAATGCATCTTTGTCTACGGCCACGCGTCCACCGGCAAGACACGCACCGTGCAGAGTATCATGAAAACACTGAACGTAAGTGCGTTCATCAGTTCATCGAAGAACATATTTCTAACATGATTCGCGTGAGCAAAAGCACAGAAACGAGTCAAGAACCTGTTAGGAGCACTGTGAATGGGTCTGGTATTATAcatacttagattcaggtgcctGTACGTGCCATTGTTTGAGAAAGTTATACAAATCAAACTAGTTAGTACGTGGCATCATCATAAGATATCAGGCGTGCAAACACGTCGGACATAAGAGAAGAGACCAAAACTCAAACGTCGACTATagaccatgggcgtcggcagggtggggggggggggtgcaaagggggcacttgcccccccccccctccacctaaATCACACCAGCACCTGCCCATCAAGCCCCACgagagcccccctcccccctcttccttCAAACGTGgccaaaatcctgccgacgcccatgttaTAATCCGAATGAACGCACTTCGGCAGAAACGAAAGTAGACTCAATAACTTATCTTCGCATGCGCTATGGTAGCTCCACCTgtgcaaaaaaaatgttttctcttTTATATTACGCAACATCTTAATTGTGAGAATGTTTCCTTATATGCGCAGTTATACAACACGTAAAAGGTATCAGCAGTCTGCTGAAGTTAGGCAGGCGACAAGGTCTCCACTCGCTCTACTACAGTTTGTCATAGGTTCAATCTTTTCACTGCTTGATTATCAATTGCACTTGAGTAAACTATATCGAACAATCTAAATATGGGGATATGATCACCTTTTATAAAGATTGTATTAAACCAAAACAGAGCCTCACAGACACAAACTGTCATTCTTGCAATGGCACATTG
This genomic window from Rhipicephalus sanguineus isolate Rsan-2018 unplaced genomic scaffold, BIME_Rsan_1.4 Seq8137, whole genome shotgun sequence contains:
- the LOC119378386 gene encoding uncharacterized protein LOC119378386, whose product is MATPTPKSRQSKSSDRSQESHGSAVVSQRHPKTASEGSKSSQEPAVEIAIQRHSKTVSETSKSSQAAAVDIVSSSKHTQLAPIDGVAAERKHSVPKSPADGKSGGISEKSAPQHPVEKPEPAPRERQESSKSSHGTTVDIVSSSKQTQLAAIDTAAAAERKQLMSKSPADSVSEKSAPQQHPVEKPEPAPREKHRQDQTSSMSSNAAERDKKENEGASEGATPMTSRRPASETVMPIAAPRSNQSRQDSPEKLSSSALMEGAANADVQPNSAVAPAWHSASGKTTPRELLSRERRSDTDKGPFSSTPSEHSLGPENEGFTEEKKVTSSMHRASASSDTAKLPEALKSSAGEPPTELAAELTTEPPVQPMTEPPVEPTTKPSAEPTTGPSAEPTTEPPVEPTTGPSAEPTTEPPVEAPGEQHEEPHSKVPQYEQQPARVPWWKRSLVTSKHHSADARIQKEAGAPLLLPLSAKYKDSFAYKTVRDRLPVILTKVIDTVFRDRMDIERVLGPEAREETKLVVGCLARLRNEMVTNKPMIPIEDDFEDTETWNSVLNEYTLKNGREPHWYEAPWLYIETYFYRRIFEAFRLTAKLRDYDPFSKLKRDALYGSFNAVRTLCDILRWNTPRDATLETLQQTTYRLIELSLWGNRCDLSLSSGADTSTQAGSLQLTERLRPYIISSHADRLMHYLCRLRERNFDGEAIHLHCVLDNSGYELATDLILLDFLHETRYISTVTIHVKAIPWFVSDVMRRDLFWTLREMEDSDHTATQALSERCQHRIMEGVWYVMDDVFWTQSFDYAEMATRRPDLYKLLQSADLLLFKGDLNYRKLVGDLSWNPTVPFKQALRGFEPTFVCALRTLKADTVAGIDPAILDEVAQRSPDWMVTGEYAVIQCAGAEHTKGPSLAPTPESVGSPPVHKLATSASVHTIVSAHPEQSSDVHQEAREPSGTAPEQVNETARSGSATAASATAGSKTAVSTTAAASSSTIQEPAQRSTHSSVPDDTKKQSHTSGSAANDAPPHKFE